DNA from Magnolia sinica isolate HGM2019 chromosome 19, MsV1, whole genome shotgun sequence:
ATATCAGAGGAAGAAGAATTACTAGAATACATACTTGCGAGGGAGGTTTGCGGGAGACACACCTCCATTTGAGATTTTCCACCGATATATAGACGAGGTGGTGCATTTGTATCGATGCTCTGCGGACCACAGAAATGGTGCGTCCTGTTTCCGAGATATGCGCCAAATATCTGAGATTTCCCAGTGAATCCCTCTATGTTGAAATGGGATTTCCCTTCTTCCCGATGCACGCCGTCTTTCCGTCACTTAAACAAGGGAAGTGGTCATTATGACCCATTTCACAGGTGTTTCACCCAACACCCgcgaaaacaaacaggccctaagatttCCTGTAATACAAAGCACTGTGGGGCCACTGATCTCCATGTGACATATGACATCCACTCGCCGCCATCAGATATCAGTTCATCAGCTCATGCTTAGCTCATGATTTAAAAAAcaagaaatgaggtagatctaaaactgaagtaggccacaccatggaaacagtggggattgaaagcccaccattcaCCTTCTCGTGACCCACAGCAGTTTTCAATCATGCTGATCATCTTCATCCTGATCAGAATTACCTCATGAACGGTTTTCGATCTGCCCAATTTTTGAGCTGTTGTCCTAAGATGAGCAGGCGAAACTGAAGGACGGAGCGGAACTcacacggacatctctgtgggccccacagagcttggtacATCAGGAACTCTCCCAAGTAATGGTGGAGTCTCACAGGATGAACGGCCAAGATCATCATAGACGGTGTAAGtcattacaactctctctctctctctctctctctctctctctcgcatgcCTTCGCTTTTCGAGTCCCTATCAAACTCCCGACTGTCCTTCTTCCTCagctcctcttcttcctccaaaaTACCCTTCAACTTATGCAGAATTTACTGAGAAGCCCTCTAAAAACCCTAACAATTCCTCCTTTCTCTGCTCTCCTGATTTCCAATCCTCATAAACGATTTTCTCGGTAAGccttttcttccttatttattattattattatttttaaaatgattttcttTCCGTCTCTGCAAAATTTATGAAGATAATTAATAAAATCGAGAAGAAAATTGACTCTAGTTTCATGAATCTCTTCAATTTTCTTCGTTTTAAGaagtattttaatatatatatatttcttgttGAAATTAGCTGATTATTCATAGGGCTGTTTTCAGATTTTCTAGTTTCAAACcgagttttgattttttttttttttttttttggcatttttagaGAGAATTATGGCATCTTCTCAGAGTAATTCCCATTCCGAGCCCGCAAAGATCGAGCAGATAATTACTGGATTCTTCTCGAAGAGTCTCCATATCATACTCGAGTCGAGATGCCCATACGCCTCTTCCCGTAACTACAGCGGTGAGCAGACAGTGTCATCTCCGtcgtcgtcatcgtcatcatcgaGCGTCAGGCCACGAGATAAATGGTTCAATCTAGCTCTCCGGGAGTGCCCGGTGTCTCTCGACAATTTGGATTTCTGGCGCCAGAGCTGCCAGAGCTATCACGAGCCGTTGATTTTGGATGTTGTCCTAGTCTATCGGTCTCAGAATCCCAGCGCTGCCCCGCATCATGTGGAGATGACGAGAGAGAAGGTTATCGAGAGGTGGGTTTTACAGTTTGAGAGCCGAAAGGATTCAAAATCAGGTGGGAAGAAGATGGGAAGTACTGGTTCGCATTGCTCAGAGTCGCGGGCTGTGTATAATATGAAGACATACAAGCGAGCGATGATACTGCTGCGGTCATTGTACTTGACTGTTAGGCTCTTGCCTGCATATAAGCTCTTTCGGGACCTCAATTCGACGGGCCAGATTAGCCCATTTAGCCTTACTTACAGAGTCTCATCACTTGTGGAACCATTCAGTCGTAGAGAGGAGGCAGAGATGCAGTCTTTCGGCTTCGCTCCTGTCGATGCTTATTGCGGCCGGCTGTGTCTGTCTGTGGTGTACCGCCCAAAACTGCTGGATGTGAATGCAGAACCTTCAACGCCGATATTCACACAGTTTATAGCAGATTATGTTGGGAGCCCAACGACTGATCCTCTTAAGAGGTTCCCATCTCTTCCTTTCGCACGGTTGGCATCGTCGCCCTCTCCTGTTGTGTTTGCAAGGCGGCATAGCTGGAGTAATGACCTTCACAGAGCTGCCGTTCCTTCAGTGTCTCCATCGCCTTCACCCACTTACTCATATTCCCATCGCCTCCCGCCTCGCAGTCACCCAAACATGGATCCTTCGCCCCCCTTGAGCTTGCCGCATCATCCGGTGGAAACTCCAAGATCCAGTGACGTGTCTTCTGCTCACAAGAAGAACATCAGTTTCGATGACTCATGGCCGTCGCCTCCATTTTCACTGTCTCCTTCACCATCTCCACCGACACATTTGCTCAGCGGCCATTCATCGAAGGCTCTTTTGCGCACAGGGAGTGCTCCCGTCAGCATACCGTCAGTCGGGCTTGGCCGGAATCTGGGATTGGCCAACCATGTCCTGCCTCCATCTCCTTCGCCTAAAGGCTTGAGGCCTGGTTGCTCACCCCACTCTGAGAACATCAGGCCTCAAGTGTCACGGGTCTCCATTTCTCAGAGCTCTCCACCTGAAAGCAAATATCTTATGAAGCAAGACCCATTAAGGTCAGGAGAGTCACGGGCTGGCATGGCAGTTCAGAAGGTATTGTATTTGCGATGCCTGTCATTGCTACGGTGTTTCATCTCAGGGCTGTTTTCTCAGTCATTGCTGAGGCCCTTTCTTTGTCTCCTGTAGGTGTTCTCTTTCGGGAAAGATGAGGTTGGACATTTCCCTGGAGCAAAGATATCGTCCTGCAGTTCTCCGAGGATCTCTTCTAGGAGTTCAAGTCGGTTGTCTTTCCAGGATGACTTTGATGATTCCGAGTTTGCCTGCCCGTTTGCTGTGGATGATGATGACATAACAGATCCAAGTAACAGGTACAATCTTGAATTGTCCTTTAGAGTGTGCGCACGCGCGCCATTGATGCTgattcttttagaaatttagcatAGATGCGTTATGTGAAGCTCCTTAGGGCCTGTTAGGATGTCACTAAAAAATTGATTAAACTAATTTTTTAGCAGATAGGTGCTACCTACTATAGTTGTCAGCATCTGTTGGCTAAGCCATGATAAGTCACAATTCTCATGCATAGTGTCATCCACCTAAATTTAGAACCCGCCTGATTGCGAGGACATGGTACTTTCAATTCATTTTGTGGCATGTGGATCGTTTGGATCCTCAACATGCGTGCCTAATTGTCATGTGTGAAAGGAGGAGGAAGAAAGAAGTGTGTCTAACTCATTTCTAAAAGGGGTCCAAATTGCTTTGCAGCCAACTGTGCGAGAACCCTGCAGATTCAAAACGAAATGATTTTACTGTGGCACCAAACTAGGACCTTATTCTTCTGAACTCTAGCATATGGAATCTGGACTTTGAAATGTATATTCACATCTATTTGTGCATGCAATATAGAAGTGAAAGTTTTACCTAGCAGATGGATATGATTTAAGACTTTTGAGTAGTATCTATGATTTAATCAACGAAtgttgcttcttttttcttttcttttcttcttcttcttcttcttcttcttcttcttcttttcttttttttttttttttttttgtttcaggtCATCATCATTGTATAGCCTTTTTTCCCAGCAATCTGGGGCTGCCTTTTAAATGGTTGATCGGCAAGGTTTCTATGAAGAATAATTTATGATCAAAGCCCTTAGGTCTCCTGTTCGTTatatgagctggtagagacaatgtagcatgtgtgagtgatccagggttcaatccctggtagtgttaactttcaaaaaaaaaaagtgatcaaAGCCCTTAGCATGCCTCATACATGTACCTGCACCATTAACCATAGTTATATAGTGGGTAGAAGTTCTTTCTAGCACATAATCTGaaattttgacatatatattccTGTGTGTCTGTCCCTATAATATAGAAGACAAAGTTCTTctacccaatgttttaaatatcattatcgcgtaatgtatcgcacccttgggatatggatacatatcggttatcgcatgggatatatcggctgtatcgcgtaatgtatcgatGTTGTTGGGAAAtgtgggaacattgggaaattggtcgaatttttcaatgaaacttcagggattgttgaaaaaaaaacatcaatacacacttagaaatcaaaacattacaaaaaaaagaaatgcacataataggggtttcctttgtatggggtcctaatatatgcgctttccaactgaactgatgcaagtatattcaaagtctattcatataatttataaacataagaagacatgtatggaaacacaagcaatacattcaaaagcaaaagaagaatcattggatcaggttacatacatgtttaattttgtgtttggatacaaagattgcaactgagttgcgagaaattgagaaaattcgatttttcttaattttccgcaacttgacccatctcccccaaatcttgaaatcgaagttccaaatccatgatttttcatgaaaaacatgaagaatcatagatttgtaaccatttgacactggtttaacgggatttacaacaaaaaacatggatcaaaaatcgaaaatgcttattggatcaaataggtgggatatatcggcactacttgtgtgttttgtatcgcacaggtgggatacaagatatatcatgggatatatcggctaatatcatcgatatttaaaacactgcttctACCTAGCACATTGAAATCCAGAGTTTTTAGAAGTATGTTTTGGGAAGTATGAATGACTCAACCAGACAAGTGTTTGCTTCTTCTGTTTTTTAAttacctatttatttattttttgaggaggttatcatcatcttagcctttctcccaaTTGTCTAGGGTTAGCTTTTACATGGTAGGTGGGAAAAAGTTTTAACGGTTGACTGCCTATCAGATATCAGCCTCTCTTTTACCTAGGCTCTTGGAACTGGCATTGGTAGTCACACACTGATACCACGCACTTGCCGAGACaatttaatgcaggggcattttcacacggaGCCCAAgtgggtagcccgtgggatgcggggacacactcggggtgggtgacccatgtaatttggggcccatgggaaaggtctcgtattcgagactcctcaccgggggtgattaatgtgcatttcacaccgggctcgagtagggtagcctgtgggatgcagggacactaggggtgggtggcccgtgtgaggcgggtggctcatgtgaggcggttcCCATGtgctttggggcccacaaggggggttcgatcaaggtcctaacccatgcgatgtggggcctgggccatgagataaaaggattaatttgtcatgctctaatagttcgagcttttagagcaagtggttaattgtcttgcatcaaattggtattagagcgagaggtcttgtgtttgagactcttcgccaggggtgattaatgcagtggcattttcacaccgggcttgagtggggtagcccgtgggatgcggggacacactcggggtgggtgacccatgtgatttggggcccacgggggaggtctcgtgttcgagactcctcaccgggggtgattaatgcgcatttcacaccgggctcgagtggggtagcatgtgagatgtggggacacacttggggtgggcgactcgtgtgaggtggtacccatgtgatttggggcccacgaggggggttcggtcggggtcctaacccatgcgatgtggggccagGGCTATGAGacaaaaggattaattcgccatgctctaacagttcgagcttttaaagcaagtggttaattgtcctgcatcacagttCTCCCCTGATTTGATTCCCAGTCAACCATCACTTGCTTTGCCCGAAAGGCAAGCAGGCAGATTAGGGTCCTGGAGGGGTAGGTACCAAGCAAACCGCTAGGCATGAAGTACCCATGCACAAAGGTTgcgctcaagtgagccacaagtaTTTCTTTTAACTTCTAACAAAGTTCTTTCCTAAATTATGCCTATATGTGTTATCCgggcaatatgcaattcctggtATGGTAACTCAGTGCAAGTTGTCAAGCATTTGATGGAATTACACTACTTGAACTACAACCCTGAACAAAGAAATGGGTCTCGAAACTTACTAATTTTTTATTATCCAAGAACTTGAATATGAAAACACCCTTGGTAGTCAACACTTAAAACGAGTGAATACAataggtattccataatggtaacggtggccataatggccaccaccgttaccgatactgTTACGATAAAggatgtaacagccgttatggactctctctctctctctctctctctctctctctctctctctctctctgttttttatatttttttattttttattttttatttattttaaagaaaacttATATCTTCCATGTAACGGACTGTTACTGTAATTGCAGGGACCGTAACAGCCGTTAAGGGTCATTTTTTCCgtagtggccattatggccattaCGACCCTATAATGTGtagtgtaacagttgccaccatcACTGTTACCACACACCATAACTAAGAGGCAAAGATGCCCTAATTTATGGCTTAAAGATAGAAGAACAAGGTGAAATAAACTGTTTAACTTACCTCTCACAATAGAGGATCTATGTCAACCATTTCTTGCTTACGAGATGATGTTTGGAAGCAATTTGCTAAGATACCATGTTCTAACATTACATGATGCCGATACTAATACTAGATACTCCCAGGATACTTCAAGATGTCTTAACCTGAGCCTATTGTGTTAGTTTTGTTATTTTAATATAAAGAAAATAGAGAGGCCATTAAAGGGGATAGGAGAATAAATCTAGGAATTGTGGCCAGAATACTTGAAGAAGTAATGCATATGCAATAACACAAATTAGCAAGCCATTAACCTTGCGCTAGGAAATGATTGGAGGATTGAGACACGTGAAAGAGGTTATGCATGCATAACAGAGGCCACCCATGCGTGTGCAAGAGGCCATGCATTTGCAATAGGCATCTAGGAATTCATAGTAGTGTCTAGAATAGTTGAAGAAGCCATAGATATGCAAGTGGTCATGCGTATGCAAGATAGAGATttgaagaaggaaaaaaggatTCTAATGAGAGTGCCTAGAATAGGACATATGCACATGAAATAGTTTATGCATACATGATAGAGACCGTCCATGCATAAGCAAGAGGCCGTGCAGTGCATGAAAGACACCATACACACATGGAAAAGCTTGTGCATGTGTGAGAGAGGCCATGCACATGCGGCAATGATAATGACTGCATGTGAAAGAGGCCATATACATGTGGTGGGGGCTTTCTATGTGTGTGTAAGGGGTCATGTAAGCATAGTAGAGGTTATGCATCAGATAAAAAGGACAATATGTACATAATAGAGACCAAGAAGGTGTATAAGAAAGAAATTGCATCGATAATAGAGGCCAGCGAATGAAGGTGGCTACATGATAAAGGCTAGCCTATGATAGAGGCTAATACATAGGAAAATGACCCATTTTAAGGAAGATGGGAAGAGGTAGTGAGCTGGCAAATGAGGCATGGTTTGTCGAGGCTGCAATATAGGTGAAGATAGCTGGTTTTTAGGAAGTTCGAGAGAGTGTATGTGCTGGCCAAAGAGGCATGGTTGTAGAAGCTACAACATAGTAGAAGAGGAATGGTTTTAGGAAGTTTGGGAGTGTGCTACCATATAGGAGAAGAGGGCTGATTTTTATGAAGTTTGGAAGTGTATGCGCTGGCGTAGAGGCACGACTTGTAGAGGCTACCGTGCCAGAAAAGGGGGCTAAAAAAGTAGTCAACATTGATCTTGTGGGTGACCTTTTGGGCATAAAATGACATCGGAATGTCCCAAAATTGATCTCATTTGAAAGCATATAAAATTAGCTTGCCAAGGCTTACTAGATTCTAGAATTCCAATGTGAGTTGTGATTGAATTTATAAAATGAGTGCATGGTTTTAGCAAGTTGAGTAGGCTAGAAAGTCGGCAGTGATAGGAGAGAAGGAAACCACACCTGCAAgtaaatataatatacatacagaCAGCCAGACATACATGAAAAATTCATGTTCACTAGATGGGCACCTCACTATCGCCAACATCTTCTTTAAGGAAATTAAGACAATTCACAGGCTATTGAACTATTACTACATACTATGATTTGAAGTTTGTGGGACACTTCTGGTGCACTTTATGAAAGCATTGAGGAACTAAGCTTCAGTTCTTTAGCACATATCACTCTTGAACAGACGATCAAGGGATAGTCAACTGGTGCCTTGGTGCCTTTTGAGGATTTTTTTTAGAGTGAAATGTATCGCAGTGAGACTTAGCTTTATCCCAAACCGAGTTTGCCTATAATGGTTCAATAAATCATACAACAAGAAAATCCCCATTGGAGATCATGAACAGAGGAGTCCACGTCATTTACTTAGTACCAGTATCGGTACAAGATCAAGTAAGGGACAATGCTAATCGGTTTGTCGAACACATCCTAGACTTGCAAGCTAATATAAAGAAGATTGAAGAGAACAACAAGTTAAAAGGAACTTGATAGTAATGCCTATGAGATCAAGTTGCCAAATGACTTAAATATCCCATGAATGTATCAATTCTTgttatagaaaagaaaagaagggtatTATATGCAACTTAGATATAGCGAAGAcatatgatcatgtggattggaATGTTCTTGGTTATATGTTGGGTCGTTTGGGATGTGGGGAGAATTGGAGGGCATGGGTTCACGTTTGTATCCGATTGGCAAAATATTCGGTGTTAGTAAATGGTGCATCCAAAGGGTACTTCTCAACATCTAGAGGTTTGCGACAAGGTGGCTCATTATCTCCTTATCTATTTGTTATGGTAATGGAGGCTTTGGGATGGATGATGGAACAAGGGGTTGAGGTAGGTTTGGTGGAAGGATTTCGGGTGGACAATTCTCATCTTCAATATGAGAATGACACTTTGCTTTTCTGTGAAGCAAATGTTTTGAAAGTGGTTAATCTAATGTCAATTATAACATGTTTCGAGGTGGTTTCGGGGTTAAAGGTCAACATCGGAAAAAGTGAATTATTGGGGGTGAGTGATTCTAAGATTGAGGTCGAGAATTTCACAGCTCTGTGCGGATGTAAGGCAGGTTCTTTTCCATCTTCATATCTTGGTCTTCCCTTATACATAGGCAAACCATCCAAGCATCTATGGGATAAAGTGATAGAAATGTTTGAAAGAAAACTGGCATCTTGGAAGGGCATGTATCTCTCTTTGGGAGGTAGGTTAACACTAATCAAATTGTCAATGTCTAATCTCCCGATTTATTTTATGTCTACTTTTAATGCTCTGAATCAGCTATGGTTAAGTTGGAAAAGATTAGGTGAGAGGTGGTGGGGAGAAAGTATGGGGTTGAGGGTGGGGGTAGATGGACTAAATCTTCTTCCCTGTATAGGGCCTTATCTATATGGAAATCAGTGAATTTATTGAAAAGTAAGGCTTGGGAGGTGGTG
Protein-coding regions in this window:
- the LOC131234453 gene encoding autophagy-related protein 13b; this encodes MASSQSNSHSEPAKIEQIITGFFSKSLHIILESRCPYASSRNYSGEQTVSSPSSSSSSSSVRPRDKWFNLALRECPVSLDNLDFWRQSCQSYHEPLILDVVLVYRSQNPSAAPHHVEMTREKVIERWVLQFESRKDSKSGGKKMGSTGSHCSESRAVYNMKTYKRAMILLRSLYLTVRLLPAYKLFRDLNSTGQISPFSLTYRVSSLVEPFSRREEAEMQSFGFAPVDAYCGRLCLSVVYRPKLLDVNAEPSTPIFTQFIADYVGSPTTDPLKRFPSLPFARLASSPSPVVFARRHSWSNDLHRAAVPSVSPSPSPTYSYSHRLPPRSHPNMDPSPPLSLPHHPVETPRSSDVSSAHKKNISFDDSWPSPPFSLSPSPSPPTHLLSGHSSKALLRTGSAPVSIPSVGLGRNLGLANHVLPPSPSPKGLRPGCSPHSENIRPQVSRVSISQSSPPESKYLMKQDPLRSGESRAGMAVQKVFSFGKDEVGHFPGAKISSCSSPRISSRSSSRLSFQDDFDDSEFACPFAVDDDDITDPSNRSESFDGKGHVGEELEPGVLLPIRKSQDAAVGALVHMLNTAPPLRQDCSNLEQVSKAESWSKRIQTNDNSEPRAEAVIQNAASDAGITESRLLMLKTTEEAMEELRGYREMKELLLRQGGHQSLDAAPVVKTLGRGSTEF